Proteins encoded together in one Benincasa hispida cultivar B227 chromosome 1, ASM972705v1, whole genome shotgun sequence window:
- the LOC120071761 gene encoding peptidyl-prolyl cis-trans isomerase CYP18-1, which translates to MKICLNSKPWSRDKIVLSLKSHFFITFFLNYRPNFIAPQKETIRTHLHLIFQFAFSLRFLEPEPQVRKAAVKMSVTLHTNLGDIKCEIFCDEVPKSAENFLALCASGYYDGTIFHRNIKGFMIQGGDPTGTGKGGTSIWGKKFNDEIKESLKHNARGILSMANSGANTNGSQFFITYAKQPHLNGLYTVFGRVIHGFEVLDIMEKTQTGPGDRPLAEIRLNRVTIHANPLAG; encoded by the exons atgaaaatttgtttgaaCTCCAAGCCATGGTCTAGGGATAAAATAGTACTTTCActaaaaagtcatttttttatcactttttttttaaactataggCCAAATTTCATAGCCCCTCAAAAAGAGACCATCCGTACACATTTAcatttaattttccaatttgcGTTTTCATTACGATTTTTGGAACCAGAACCGCAAGTTCGCAAAGCAGCTGTGAAAATG TCTGTTACTTTGCACACAAATCTCGGAGACATCAAGTGCGAGATTTTCTGCGATGAAGTCCCGAAGTCTGCCGAG AACTTTTTGGCATTGTGTGCAAGTGGTTACTATGATGGAACCATATTCCATCGCAATATCAAAGGTTTTATGATACAAGGTGGAGACCCAACCGGCACAGGAAAAGGGGGAACCAGCATATGGGGCAAGAAGTTTAATGACGAGATAAAAGAGTCACTCAAG CACAATGCAAGAGGGATATTATCAATGGCTAATAGTGGAGCGAATACGAATGGAAGCCAATTTTTTATAACTTATGCAAAGCAGCCACATTTAAATGGACTATATACTGTTTTCGGCCGAGTGATTCATGGGTTCGAAGTACTTGACATCATGGAAAAG ACACAAACTGGACCAGGTGATCGTCCTCTCGCAGAGATCAGGCTCAATCGAGTGACGATACATGCTAATCCTCTTGCAGGCTAA